The Cervus elaphus chromosome 22, mCerEla1.1, whole genome shotgun sequence genome has a window encoding:
- the REP15 gene encoding rab15 effector protein: MGQKPSQQLAPKDKEVLGVCEVVSGAIIHAAQKLKAYLGFEDTVSNLCPAPNTLNEIFLIHFVTFCQEKGADKWLTTTKMTTHQAFMFGADWVWTFWGSDKQIQLQLAVQTLQMASLPPVESDPSNPDSKAEESSSKKSRFDKLEEFCNLIGEDCVGLCIIFGVPGNPKDIRGVVLDSVKRETMKGRLPGGTAVARFILETEDCISIRELLGNCLSKKDWLREVGKVYISIL, translated from the coding sequence ATggggcagaaaccatcacaacagcTGGCTCCAAAGGACAAAGAGGTTCTCGGCGTCTGCGAGGTGGTCAGTGGAGCTATCATCCACGCGGCTCAGAAACTGAAGGCCTATCTTGGATTTGAAGACACAGTGAGCAATCTGTGCCCAGCTCCAAACACTCTCAATGAGATCTTCTTAATCCACTTTGTCACTTTCTGCCAAGAGAAAGGAGCTGACAAGTGGCTCACCACCACCAAGATGACCACGCACCAAGCCTTCATGTTCGGGGCAGACTGGGTTTGGACCTTCTGGGGATCTGATAAGCAAATACAGCTCCAGCTGGCCGTGCAGACACTGCAGATGGCTTCTCTTCCTCCTGTGGAATCTGACCCCTCCAACCCAGATTCCAAGGCAGAGGAGTCTTCCAGCAAGAAAAGTAGGTTTGACAAGCTGGAAGAATTCTGTAACCTGATAGGAGAGGACTGCGTTGGCCTGTGTATCATCTTTGGTGTGCCAGGAAACCCTAAAGACATCCGAGGAGTTGTCCTGGACAGTGTCAAGAGAGAGACAATGAAGGGTCGTCTGCCGGGAGGGACAGCTGTGGCGCGATTCATCCTGGAAACAGAAGATTGTATCTCCATCAGGGAGCTGCTTGGAAACTGTCTGAGTAAGAAAGACTGGCTGAGAGAGGTGGGCAAGGTTTATATTAGCATCCTCTGA